A part of Chiloscyllium punctatum isolate Juve2018m chromosome 27, sChiPun1.3, whole genome shotgun sequence genomic DNA contains:
- the LOC140453522 gene encoding uncharacterized protein isoform X2, whose translation MIPVKQLRVALFLLLVLIQLQENTTSTCSVKVGYPRAKLNCSVGDSLTLNCTVLFCPQDLLVTYWCKILMNTCQRLNSSKNQQLNSHSSENTERMLLVVFTVPSVTLADSGIYSCHAQQNGVESQGHSIIVNVFENTKTACSLSILHQRAVFNYSVGDSLTLNCTVQFCVNEVQLPEAHWCKMYGNLCQPVTGRTHYPNISYSLQDREMKMSVIHTVTPVELSTSGFYQCQATQGAVTTVGQFVRVNVTEGSPTHSVWRWYNIGRWVAFGLMAMMPISLCILGCG comes from the exons ATGATCCCTGTCAAGCAGCTGAGAGTTGCACTGTTCCTCCTCCTGGTTTTGATACAATTACAAG AAAACACTACATCCACCTGTTCAGTAAAAGTAGGATACCCCAGAGCTAAGTTAAACTGTAGTGTTGGAGACAGTCTAACACTGAATTGTACAGTTCTGTTCTGCCCTCAAGATCTTCTTGTGACTTACTGGTGTAAGATACTTATGAACACCTGTCAGCGACTGAATAGTTCAAAGAATCAGCAGCTCAATTCACATTCTTCTGAAAACACTGAAAGAATGTTACTAGTGGTTTTCACAGTCCCTTCTGTTACCTTGGCCGACAGTGGCATATATTCCTGTCATGCTCAACAAAATGGTGTGGAATCACAGGGACACTCGATTATTGTGAACGTATTTG AAAATACAAAAACTGCCTGCTCTCTCTCGATACTGCACCAGAGGGCAGTTTTTAATTACAGTGTTGGAGATAGTCTAACCTTGAATTGTACAGTTCAGTTCTGTGTTAATGAAGTACAACTGCCTGAGGCTCACTGGTGTAAGATGTATGGAAATCTTTGTCAGCCAGTGACTGGAAGGACTCATTATCCAAACATAAGTTATTCTCTTCAGGACAGGGAAATGAAGATGTCAGTGATACACACTGTTACTCCTGTTGAGCTGAGTACGAGCGGCTTTTACCAATGTCAAGCAACACAAGGAGCTGTAACCACAGTGGGCCAGTTTGTTCGTGTAAATGTGACAG AAGGTTCACCAACACATTCCGTGTGGAGGTGGTACAACATCGGCAGATGGGTCGCATTTGGATTGATGGCCATGATGCCTATATCATTGTGTATCCTGGGGTGTGGCTAA
- the LOC140453522 gene encoding uncharacterized protein isoform X3 — protein sequence MIPVKQLRVALFLLLVLIQLQENTTSTCSVKVGYPRAKLNCSVGDSLTLNCTVLFCPQDLLVTYWCKILMNTCQRLNSSKNQQLNSHSSENTERMLLVVFTVPSVTLADSGIYSCHAQQNGVESQGHSIIVNVFENTKTACSLSILHQRAVFNYSVGDSLTLNCTVQFCVNEVQLPEAHWCKMYGNLCQPVTGRTHYPNISYSLQDREMKMSVIHTVTPVELSTSGFYQCQATQGAVTTVGQFVRVNVTGSPTHSVWRWYNIGRWVAFGLMAMMPISLCILGCG from the exons ATGATCCCTGTCAAGCAGCTGAGAGTTGCACTGTTCCTCCTCCTGGTTTTGATACAATTACAAG AAAACACTACATCCACCTGTTCAGTAAAAGTAGGATACCCCAGAGCTAAGTTAAACTGTAGTGTTGGAGACAGTCTAACACTGAATTGTACAGTTCTGTTCTGCCCTCAAGATCTTCTTGTGACTTACTGGTGTAAGATACTTATGAACACCTGTCAGCGACTGAATAGTTCAAAGAATCAGCAGCTCAATTCACATTCTTCTGAAAACACTGAAAGAATGTTACTAGTGGTTTTCACAGTCCCTTCTGTTACCTTGGCCGACAGTGGCATATATTCCTGTCATGCTCAACAAAATGGTGTGGAATCACAGGGACACTCGATTATTGTGAACGTATTTG AAAATACAAAAACTGCCTGCTCTCTCTCGATACTGCACCAGAGGGCAGTTTTTAATTACAGTGTTGGAGATAGTCTAACCTTGAATTGTACAGTTCAGTTCTGTGTTAATGAAGTACAACTGCCTGAGGCTCACTGGTGTAAGATGTATGGAAATCTTTGTCAGCCAGTGACTGGAAGGACTCATTATCCAAACATAAGTTATTCTCTTCAGGACAGGGAAATGAAGATGTCAGTGATACACACTGTTACTCCTGTTGAGCTGAGTACGAGCGGCTTTTACCAATGTCAAGCAACACAAGGAGCTGTAACCACAGTGGGCCAGTTTGTTCGTGTAAATGTGACAG GTTCACCAACACATTCCGTGTGGAGGTGGTACAACATCGGCAGATGGGTCGCATTTGGATTGATGGCCATGATGCCTATATCATTGTGTATCCTGGGGTGTGGCTAA
- the LOC140453522 gene encoding uncharacterized protein isoform X4, whose product MSQSKNTTSTCSVKVGYPRAKLNCSVGDSLTLNCTVLFCPQDLLVTYWCKILMNTCQRLNSSKNQQLNSHSSENTERMLLVVFTVPSVTLADSGIYSCHAQQNGVESQGHSIIVNVFENTKTACSLSILHQRAVFNYSVGDSLTLNCTVQFCVNEVQLPEAHWCKMYGNLCQPVTGRTHYPNISYSLQDREMKMSVIHTVTPVELSTSGFYQCQATQGAVTTVGQFVRVNVTEGSPTHSVWRWYNIGRWVAFGLMAMMPISLCILGCG is encoded by the exons AAAACACTACATCCACCTGTTCAGTAAAAGTAGGATACCCCAGAGCTAAGTTAAACTGTAGTGTTGGAGACAGTCTAACACTGAATTGTACAGTTCTGTTCTGCCCTCAAGATCTTCTTGTGACTTACTGGTGTAAGATACTTATGAACACCTGTCAGCGACTGAATAGTTCAAAGAATCAGCAGCTCAATTCACATTCTTCTGAAAACACTGAAAGAATGTTACTAGTGGTTTTCACAGTCCCTTCTGTTACCTTGGCCGACAGTGGCATATATTCCTGTCATGCTCAACAAAATGGTGTGGAATCACAGGGACACTCGATTATTGTGAACGTATTTG AAAATACAAAAACTGCCTGCTCTCTCTCGATACTGCACCAGAGGGCAGTTTTTAATTACAGTGTTGGAGATAGTCTAACCTTGAATTGTACAGTTCAGTTCTGTGTTAATGAAGTACAACTGCCTGAGGCTCACTGGTGTAAGATGTATGGAAATCTTTGTCAGCCAGTGACTGGAAGGACTCATTATCCAAACATAAGTTATTCTCTTCAGGACAGGGAAATGAAGATGTCAGTGATACACACTGTTACTCCTGTTGAGCTGAGTACGAGCGGCTTTTACCAATGTCAAGCAACACAAGGAGCTGTAACCACAGTGGGCCAGTTTGTTCGTGTAAATGTGACAG AAGGTTCACCAACACATTCCGTGTGGAGGTGGTACAACATCGGCAGATGGGTCGCATTTGGATTGATGGCCATGATGCCTATATCATTGTGTATCCTGGGGTGTGGCTAA